In Pelodiscus sinensis isolate JC-2024 chromosome 2, ASM4963464v1, whole genome shotgun sequence, the following proteins share a genomic window:
- the LOC112545378 gene encoding elastase-1-like → MIRYLILLSCLGAISGSPLDYEFHNERVIGGHEAQRNRWKWQVSLQIADAYYPDYYSHICGGTLVSPNWVMTAAHCIQMPNGGRYQVALGEHDLSELDGTEYFVSVDKIFIHEAWNPYDLGNGNDIALLHLSSPAHNNGFVETGRLPSEGDILPNNFPCYITGWGVSSAGGSAPARLQEAMLPVVDHAICSQPNWWGSSAKVIMVCAGGDGVKSGCSGDSGGPLQCYKDGLWQIHGIVSFGIIPYCNTYQKPTVFTRVSAFIPWLYDTMKNNGGF, encoded by the exons atgattcgcTATTTGATCCTCCTTAGTTGCCTGG GGGCAATTTCTGGAAGCCCTTTGGACTATGAGTTTCACAATGAGCGAGTAATAGGAGGACATGAGGCACAGCGAAACCGCTGGAAGTGGCAG GTGTCCCTCCAAATAGCCGATGCATACTATCCTGACTATTATTCTCATATCTGTGGTGGGACCCTTGTTAGTCCCAACTGGGTCATGACTGCTGCCCACTGTATCCAAAT GCCAAATGGAGGAAGATACCAAGTGGCTCTGGGCGAGCACGATCTCTCTGAGTTGGATGGCACTGAATATTTTGTTAGTGTGGACAAAATATTTATTCATGAAGCCTGGAACCCCTATGATCTAGGGAACGG AAATGACATTGCCTTGCTGCATCTCTCTTCACCGGCACATAATAACGGCTTTGTTGAGACAGGAAGGCTTCCATCTGAAGGCGACATTTTGCCTAATAATTTCCCATGTTATATTACTGGATGGGGAGTGTCTAGCG CTGGTGGCAGTGCACCTGCCAGACTTCAAGAAGCGATGCTCCCAGTGGTTGACCACGCCATCTGCTCTCAGCCTAACTGGTGGGGCTCTAGTGCAAAGGTTATCATGGTGTGTGCTGGTGGAGATGGCGTGAAGTCCGGGTGCAGT GGTGATTCAGGGGGCCCTTTGCAGTGTTACAAGGATGGTTTATGGCAAATCCATGGGATTGTTAGTTTTGGAATTATCCCCTACTGCAACACCTACCAGAAGCCTACAGTCTTCACACGGGTATCTGCTTTTATCCCCTGGCTCTATGAC ACTATGAAGAATAATGGTGGATTTTAA